Sequence from the Pseudomonas sp. LS.1a genome:
CCTTGATGTTTGGAGATTTCTGATGCAAAACCGCACCCTGGAAATCGGTGTCGGCCTGTTCCTCCTGGCCGGGATCCTGGCGCTGCTGCTGCTGGCACTGCGTGTCAGCGGGCTGTCGGCCAGCCCGAGCAGCGATACCTATAAAGTTTATGCCTACTTCGACAATATCGCCGGTTTGACGGTCAGAGCTAAAGTGACCATGGCCGGTGTGACCATCGGCAAGGTTACCGCCATCGATCTGGACCGTGATTCCTACACCGGTCGGGTGACGCTGCAGCTGGACAAGTCGGTGGACAACCTGCCGACCGACTCCACTGCCTCGATCCTGACCGCCGGGTTGCTTGGCGAGAAGTACATCGGCATCAGCGTGGGCGGTGAAGACCAGGTGCTCAAGGATGGCGGGACCATCCACGACACCCAGTCGGCGCTGGTGCTGGAAGATCTGATTGGCAAGTTCCTGCTCAACTCCGTTGGCAAGGAACCTAAAGAAGCGCAACCGGCTAATTAAGGAGTTTCCATGATTTCCATCCTGCGACGTGGCCTGCTGGTCCTGCTGGCGGCCTTCCCCCTGCTGACCATGGCTGCGCAGACCCCACACGATGTGATCCAGGGCACAACCACGGAACTGCTGGGTGACCTGAAGGCCAACAAGGAACAGTACAAGTCCAACCCCAATGCCTTCTACGATGCGCTGAACCGCATCCTCGGCCCCGTGGTGGATGCCGACGGTATTTCCAAAAGCATCATGACCGTCAAGTACTCGCGCAAGGCCACCCCTGAGCAGATGCAGCGCTTCCAGGAAAACTTCAAGCGCAGCCTGATGCAGTTCTATGGCAATGCCCTGCTCGAGTACAACAACCAGGGCATCGCAGTCGACCCGGCCAAGGCTGATGACGGCAAACGCGCCAGCGTCGGCATGAAGGTCACTGGCAACAACGGTGCCGTGTATCCGGTGCAGTACACCATGGAAAACATCGGCGGCGAGTGGAAGGTGCGTAACGTGATCGTCAACGGCATCAACATCGGCAAGCTGTTCCGCGACCAGTTCGCCGACGCCATGCAGCGCAATGGCAACGATCTGGACAAGACCATCGACGGCTGGGCCGGCGAAGTGGCCAAGGCCAAGCAGGCCGCCGACAACTCGCCAGAGAAGACCGTCAAATGAGTGAGGCCGGTGTAAGCATGGCCGAGCCGGGCGTGTTGCGCCTGGCCGGTGTGCTGGACTACCGCAGCGGGCCGGCCCTGCGCAAGCAGGGCAAGGCACTGATCGCGGCCTGCCGCGAGGTGCAGCTGGTACTCGATTGCTCGGCGGTGCAGCGCTCCACCAGTGTCGGCCTGTCGTTGCTGCTGGCCTTCATGCGCGATGCCCAGGCCGCCGGCAAGGGCTGCCAGGTACGCAGCATGCCCGACGACATGCGGGAAATTGCCGAGGTCTATGACCTCGATGAAGTGCTGGCAACCTGATGGCTCGCCACCTGTGATGGCCCCTCGGTCAGCGAAGCCCTCGTTGGGCTTCGCAGGCGAGGGGCTTTTTTGTATGATGGCCGACCCGTGCGCATCGGGCGCCGATTGAGGTTGAGCATGCAGGCCGTAGAAGTTAAAAGCTTCCTTGAAGAGAAATTGCCGGGTTCCCGGGTCGAAGTTGAAGGCGAAGGCTGCAACTTCCAGTTGAACGTGATCAGCGACGAGTTGGCTGGCCTGAGCCCGGTCAAACGCCAGCAGGCGATCTATGCTCACCTGAATCCGTGGATCGCCAATGGCAGCATCCATGCGGTAACCATGAAATTTTTCAGCAGCGCAGCCTGGGCTGAGCGCACCTGAGCCAACGTGGCGGCGAGATTCCAATGGACAAACTGATTATTACTGGCGGCGCTTGCCTTGATGGCGAGATCCGTATTTCGGGCGCGAAGAACGCAGCCCTGCCGATTCTGGCGGCGACCCTGCTGGCTGACGGCCCGGTCACCGTGGGCAACCTGCCGCACCTGCACGACATCACCACCATGATCGAGCTGTTCGGCCGCATGGGCATCGAGCCGGTGATCGACGAAAAGCTGGCGGTGGAGATCGACCCACGCACCATCAAGACCCTGGTCGCGCCTTACGAGCTGGTCAAGACCATGCGCGCCTCGATCCTGGTGCTGGGGCCGATGGTCGCCCGTTTCGGTGAGGCCGAAGTGGCGTTGCCTGGCGGTTGCGCCATTGGCTCGCGCCCGGTCGACCTGCACATCCGTGGCCTCGAGGCCATGGGCGCGAAGATCGAAGTCGAAGGCGGCTACATCAAGGCCAAGGCACCTGAGGGTGGCCTGCGCGGTGCGCACTTCTTCTTCGACACCGTCAGCGTGACCGGTACCGAGAACATCATGATGGCCGCTGCCCTGGCCAACGGCCGCAGCGTGCTGCAGAACGCCGCGCGCGAGCCGGAAGTGGTCGACCTGGCCAACTTCATCAACGCCATGGGCGGCAAGGTCCAGGGCGCTGGTACCGACACTATCACCATCGATGGCGTCGAGCGCCTGCACTCGGCCAGCTACCGCGTGATGCCGGACCGTATCGAGACCGGTACCTACCTGGTTGCCGCTGCCGTGACCGGTGGCCGCGTCAAGGTCAAGGACACCGACCCGACCATCCTTGAAGCCGTACTGGAAAAACTCAAGGAAGCCGGCGCCGACATCAACACCGGCGAGGACTGGATCGAGCTGGACATGCACGGCAAGCGGCCGAAAGCCGTCAACCTGCGTACTGCCCCGTACCCGGCGTTCCCGACCGACATGCAGGCGCAGTTCATCTCGCTCAACGCCATTGCCGAAGGTACTGGCGCGGTGATCGAGACGATCTTCGAAAACCGCTTCATGCACGTCTACGAAATGCACCGCATGGGCGCGCAGATCCAGGTCGAAGGCAACACTGCCATCGTCACTGGCGTCAAGGCGCTGAAGGGGGCCCCGGTAATGGCCACCGACCTGCGTGCTTCCGCCAGCCTGGTGCTGTCGGCGCTGGTAGCCGAAGGCGATACCCTGATCGATCGCATCTACCACATCGACCGTGGTTACGAGTGCATCGAAGAAAAACTGCAGATGCTGGGCGCGAAGATTCGTCGCGTACCGGGCTAGTCGTCTGCTGCGGGAGTGGGCTTGCCCGCTCCCGCATAACGAATTGAATGCGGTCGGGCTCGACGCCCGGCCGGCAGTAGCCGCTTAAGGACCGACGTTCCAATGTTGACCATCGCGCTTTCCAAAGGCCGTATTCTCGACGATACCCTGCCGTTGCTGGCCGAGGCCGGTATCGTGCCGACCGAGAACCCGGACAAGAGCCGCAAACTGATCATCCCCACCACGCAGGACGATGTGCGCCTGCTGATCGTGCGTGCCACCGACGTGCCGACCTATGTCGAGCATGGTGCCGCCGACCTGGGTGTGGCCGGCAAGGATGTGCTGATGGAGTACGGCGGCCAGGGCCTGTACGAGCCCCTGGACCTGCAGATTGCCCGTTGCAAGCTGATGACCGCTGGCGTGGTCGGCGCACCCGAGCCCAAGGGCCGTCTGCGCGTGGCAACCAAGTTCGTCAACGTAGCCAAGCGCTACTACGCCGAACAGGGCCGCCAGGTCGACATCATCAAGCTGTACGGCTCGATGGAACTGGCACCGCTGATCAACCTCGCCGACAAGATCATCGACGTGGTCGACACCGGCAATACCCTGCGTGCCAACGGCCTGGAGCCCCAGGAACTGATCGCCACGATCAGCTCGCGCCTGGTGGTCAACAAGGCCTCCATGAAAATGCAGCACGCCCGTATCCAGAGCCTGATCGACACGCTGCGCGGTGCGGTCGAATCGCGACACCGCGGCTGACTCTCTACCGACTGTGCGCGGCCTTTGCTGTCGCGCCCGTCTATCCGCGTCATAGCCATTTTTCTCGGGTGCCCGCGCGGATGGACTGGTAGCCTAGGGCGCCTGAGCATTCGCCAATAATCGAGGCCCTCGCCATGACCGTGTCCACTGCAATTGCCCGTCTCAACGCTGCTGATCCGGATTTCGCCCGACATCTGGATCATCTGCTGAGCTGGGAAAGTGTGTCCGATGACGCGGTCAACCAGCGCGTGCTCGACATCATCAAGGCCGTGCGTGAGCGTGGCGATGCGGCATTGGTGGAGTTCACCCAGCGTTTCGATGGTGTCGACGCCAAGTCGATTGACGACCTGATCCTCGATCGCGCGCGCCTGGAACTGGCCCTGACCCGCATTACCCCGGCCCAGCGTGAAGCCCTGGAAAAGGCCGCCAACCGTGTGCGCATGTACCACGAGCGGCAGAAGCAGGACTCCTGGCAGTACACCGAAGCCGACGGCACCGTGCTCGGCCAGAAGGTCACCCCGCTGGACCGCGCCGGCCTGTATGTGCCGGGCGGCAAGGCGTCGTACCCGTCGTCGGTGCTGATGAACGCCATCCCGGCCAAGGTTGCCGGAGTGGCCGAGGTGGTGATGGTGGTGCCGACCCCGCGTGGCGAGGTCAACGAGCTGGTGCTGGCGGCTGCCTGCATCGCCGGTGTCGACCGGGTGTTCACCGTCGGTGGCGCCCAGGCTGTGGCCGCGCTGGCCTACGGTACCGAAAGCGTGCCGCAGGTGGACAAGATCGTCGGCCCGGGCAACATCTACGTCGCCACCGCCAAGCGCCACGTGTTCGGCCAGGTGGGTATCGACATGATCGCCGGCCCGTCGGAAATCCTTGTGGTGTGCGACGGCCAGACCGACCCGGACTGGATCGCCATGGACCTGTTCTCCCAGGCTGAGCACGACGAAGATGCCCAGGCCATCCTGGTCAGCCCCGATGCCGCCTTCCTCGACCGCGTTGCCGCCAGCATCGACAAGCTGCTGCCGACCATGGAGCGTGCCGAGATCATCGAGAAGTCGATCAATGGCCGTGGCGCGCTGATCCAGGTGCGCGACATGCAGCAGGCCATGGAAGTGGCCAACCGCATCGCACCGGAGCACCTGGAGCTGTCGGTGGCCGACCCGCAGGCCTGGCTGCCACACATCCGCCACGCTGGCGCGATCTTCATGGGCCGCCACACCAGCGAAGCGCTGGGCGACTACTGCGCCGGCCCCAACCACGTGCTGCCGACTTCCGGCACCGCGCGTTTCTCGTCGCCGCTGGGGGTGTATGACTTCCAGAAGCGTTCGTCGATCATTTACTGCTCCGAGCAGGGCGCGTCCGAACTGGGCCATACCGCCTCGGTCCTGGCCCGTGGCGAGTCGCTGACCGCCCACGCCCGCAGCGCTGAATACCGCATCCTGACCCAAGAGAAGGGGAACTGAGCATGAGTCGATTCTGGAGCCCCTTCGTCAAGGACCTGGTGCCTTACGTGCCGGGCGAGCAGCCCAAGCTGGCCCGTCTGGTCAAGCTGAACACCAACGAAAACCCCTACGGCCCGTCACCCAAGGCGCTGGAGGCCATGCGCGGCGAGCTGAACGACAACCTGCGCCTGTACCCGGACCCGAACGGTGACCGGCTGAAGCAGGCGGTGGCCGAGTACTACGGCGTGACTCCGGCACAAGTGTTTGTCGGTAACGGCTCGGACGAGGTACTGGCGCACATCTTCCACGGCCTGTTCCAGCACGACGCACCGCTGCTGTTCCCGGACATCAGCTACAGCTTCTACCCGGTCTACTGCGGCCTGTACGGTATCGCCTTCGAGCAGGTGGCGCTGGACGAGCAGTTCCAGATCCGCATCGAGGACTACAACAAGCCCAACGCCGGCATCATCTTCCCCAACCCCAACGCGCCGACCGGCTGCCTGATGCCGCTGCAGGCGGTGGAGCAGTTGCTGCAGGCCAATCGTGATTCGGTGGTGGTGATCGATGAGGCCTACATCGACTTCGGTGGCGAAACGGCCATCAGCCTGGTCAACCGCTACGACAACCTGCTGGTCACCCAGACCCTGTCGAAGTCGCGTTCGCTGGCCGGGCTGCGGGTTGGCCTGGCGGTGGGGCACCCGGACCTGATCGAGGCGCTGGAGCGTATCAAGAACAGCTTCAACTCCTACCCGTTGGACCGTGCGGCGATCGTCGGCGCGGCGGTGGCGTTCGAGGACCGCGAATACTTCGAGCAAACCTGCCGCAAGGTGATCGACAGCCGCGAGGTATTGGTCGGGCAGCTGCGGGCCAAGGGCTTTGAAGTGCTGCCTTCGGCTGCCAACTTCATCTTCGCCCGCCATCCGCAGCAGGATGCTGGCGAGCTGGCTGCACGCCTGCGCGAGCAGGGCGTGATCGTGCGCCACTTCAAGCAGCCGCGCATTGCCCAGTTCCTGCGCATTACCATCGGTACGCCAGAGATGAACCAGGCGCTGCTTGATGCGTTGAACTGACGGTATTGCAAGCTGCCGTGACGCGGCCCTTGTGGGAGCGGGCGTGCCCGCTCCCACAGGGATTTCCGCTATCGGCAGAAACCATCAGTGTTTGCTGTATTGCCGGTATACATTATGCTGACCAGATTCATCGGATGATTGGTTGAGTTGCATGAGTACCGAATTGACCAAGCGCTCCCTGGTCGAACTGGCCGTCGAGCGCATGCGTGAACGCATCGAGCTGGGCGACTGGCAGGTTGGCCAGCGTTTGCCGACCGAGCCGGAACTTGCCCTGCAGTTGGGCATCAGCCGCAACACCGTACGCGAGGCCATGCGCGTGCTGGCGTTCAGTGGCCTGGTGGAGATCCGCCAGGGCGACGGCAGTTACCTGCGCACGGCCCAGGATCCGCTGCAGGCGGTGCAGGCGATGTCCCGTTGCACGCACGAGCAGGCCCGTGAAACCCGGCACATCCTCGAAGCCGAAGCCATCGGCCTGGCCGCACTGCGCCGTACCGACGCCGACCTGCAAGCGCTGCGTGATGCTCTGGCCAGCAGTGCCGGACATTTTCACGGTGATATCGATGCCTATGTGGCCTGCGACCTGGTGTTTCACCAGCGGCTGGTCGATGCCGCCCATAACCCGGCCCTGAGTGAACTGTACCGGTACTTTTCCGGTGTGGTGGCTGCCGCGCTGCAGCACAACATGGCGACTGTGCCGCGCTGCCAGGCCACGTTCGACCTGCATGGGCAAATCCTCGCCGCCATCGAGCAACGCGATGCGGAGCAGGCCAAGCGCCTGAGCCGTACCCTTATCGAATCCTGACTCTGAGAAGGCCATGGCTGAATCCATCACCCGTAACACCCCACCGAACGAGCGGGACCTCGATGAGCTGCTGATCGACGCCGAGGCGGACGACGAGCAGGTCCAGCAGCAGCCAGTGGTCGTGCGGCGGCCCTGGCTGTTGCTGCTGGGCCTGGTGCTGGTGGCCTTGAACCTGCGTCCGGCGCTGTCGAGCATGGCGCCGGTGCTGGGCCAGGTATCCGAAGGTTTGGGGCTGAATGCTGCGCAGGCCGGTTTGCTCACCACCCTGCCGGTGCTGTGCCTGGGCCTGTTCGCCCCCTTGGCGCCGGTGCTGGCGCGGCGCTTTGGCAGCGAGCGGGTGATCCTCGGCATCCTCGTCACCCTGGCGCTGGGCATTTTGGTGCGCAGCACCTTTGGCGCTATCGGGGTGTTCCTTGGCAGCCTGATGGCGGGGGCCAGTATTGGCATTATTGGCGTGCTGTTGCCGGGTATAGTCAAGCGCGACTTCCCGCAGCATGCTGGCACCCTGACCGGCGTGTACACCATGGCGTTGTGCCTGGGCGCCGCCATGGCGGCGGGTGCCACGGTACCTCTGGCCCGGCATTTCTACGACAGCTGGGCGCTGGGGCTGGGTTTCTGGGTGCTGCCGGCCGTGCTGGCCATGCTGGTATGGCTGCCGCAAGCCCGCCAGGGCCATGGTCTGCACAAGGTGGCCTATCGCGTGCGTGGGCTTTGGCGTGATCCGCTGGCCTGGCAGGTGACCCTGTACATGGGCCTGCAGTCTTCGCTGGCTTACATCGTCTTCGGCTGGTTGCCATCGATCCTGATCGGCCGCGGCCTGAGCCCGACCGAAGCGGGGCTGGTGCTGTCGGGGTCGGTGATCGTGCAACTGGTCAGTTCGCTCAGTGCGCCCTGGCTGGCCACGCGCGGCAAGGACCAGCGCCTGGCGATCGTGCTGGTCATGCTGATTACCCTGGCTGGCCTGTTCGGTTGCCTGTATGCGCCACTTTCCGGGCTGTGGGGCTGGGCGGTGGTGCTGGGCCTGGGGCAGGGCGGTACCTTTGCCCTGGCGCTGACCTTGATCGTGCTGCGCTCGAAGGATGCCCATGTGGCGGCAAACCTGTCGAGCATGGCGCAGGGAGTGGGGTACACGCTGGCGTCGATGGGACCGTTCGCGGTGGGGCTGGTGCATGACCTGACCGGGGGCTGGGCGGCAGTGGGGTGGATTTTCGCCGTGCTGGGGGCGGGTGCCCTCGTGTTCGGCCTGGGGGCCGGGCGGGCTTTGCATGGTGTGCAGGTGAGCAGCGAGAAAGTCTGAAGTTGATGTTGGCAGTGCCGGCCCTTTCGCGGGTGAACCCGCTCCCACAGCTACTGCACAATTTTCAAGATGTGTGCGATCCCTGTGGGAGCGGGTTCACCCGCGAAGGGGCCGGTACTGGCATAAGCAACCGGGGCAGATTATCGTGCTGCTTTGACTCCCAGGATGGACCAGCCCTCATGAGCGATGCCAACCACGACCTGATCACCCGTTTCTACCAGGCCTTCCAGCGCCTGGACGCCGAGGCCATGGTCGCCTGCTACAGCGATGATATCGTCTTCAGCGACCCGGTCTTCGGCACCCTGCGTGGCAAGGATGCAGGCGACATGTGGCGGATGCTGACCAGCCGCGCCAAGGACTTCACCCTGACCTTCGATAACGTCCGCGCTGACGAGCGCAGTGGTGGAGCGCACTGGGTGGCCACCTACCTGTTCAG
This genomic interval carries:
- a CDS encoding BolA family protein, whose translation is MQAVEVKSFLEEKLPGSRVEVEGEGCNFQLNVISDELAGLSPVKRQQAIYAHLNPWIANGSIHAVTMKFFSSAAWAERT
- the mlaD gene encoding outer membrane lipid asymmetry maintenance protein MlaD, whose product is MQNRTLEIGVGLFLLAGILALLLLALRVSGLSASPSSDTYKVYAYFDNIAGLTVRAKVTMAGVTIGKVTAIDLDRDSYTGRVTLQLDKSVDNLPTDSTASILTAGLLGEKYIGISVGGEDQVLKDGGTIHDTQSALVLEDLIGKFLLNSVGKEPKEAQPAN
- a CDS encoding nuclear transport factor 2 family protein, whose product is MSDANHDLITRFYQAFQRLDAEAMVACYSDDIVFSDPVFGTLRGKDAGDMWRMLTSRAKDFTLTFDNVRADERSGGAHWVATYLFSQTGRTVVNDIQARFVIRDGLICQHDDHFDLWRWTRQALGVPGVLLGWTPLVQNKVRQQAFKGLRAYQHAQGSATA
- the hisD gene encoding histidinol dehydrogenase, with product MTVSTAIARLNAADPDFARHLDHLLSWESVSDDAVNQRVLDIIKAVRERGDAALVEFTQRFDGVDAKSIDDLILDRARLELALTRITPAQREALEKAANRVRMYHERQKQDSWQYTEADGTVLGQKVTPLDRAGLYVPGGKASYPSSVLMNAIPAKVAGVAEVVMVVPTPRGEVNELVLAAACIAGVDRVFTVGGAQAVAALAYGTESVPQVDKIVGPGNIYVATAKRHVFGQVGIDMIAGPSEILVVCDGQTDPDWIAMDLFSQAEHDEDAQAILVSPDAAFLDRVAASIDKLLPTMERAEIIEKSINGRGALIQVRDMQQAMEVANRIAPEHLELSVADPQAWLPHIRHAGAIFMGRHTSEALGDYCAGPNHVLPTSGTARFSSPLGVYDFQKRSSIIYCSEQGASELGHTASVLARGESLTAHARSAEYRILTQEKGN
- the hisC gene encoding histidinol-phosphate transaminase, producing the protein MSRFWSPFVKDLVPYVPGEQPKLARLVKLNTNENPYGPSPKALEAMRGELNDNLRLYPDPNGDRLKQAVAEYYGVTPAQVFVGNGSDEVLAHIFHGLFQHDAPLLFPDISYSFYPVYCGLYGIAFEQVALDEQFQIRIEDYNKPNAGIIFPNPNAPTGCLMPLQAVEQLLQANRDSVVVIDEAYIDFGGETAISLVNRYDNLLVTQTLSKSRSLAGLRVGLAVGHPDLIEALERIKNSFNSYPLDRAAIVGAAVAFEDREYFEQTCRKVIDSREVLVGQLRAKGFEVLPSAANFIFARHPQQDAGELAARLREQGVIVRHFKQPRIAQFLRITIGTPEMNQALLDALN
- a CDS encoding CynX/NimT family MFS transporter, translating into MAESITRNTPPNERDLDELLIDAEADDEQVQQQPVVVRRPWLLLLGLVLVALNLRPALSSMAPVLGQVSEGLGLNAAQAGLLTTLPVLCLGLFAPLAPVLARRFGSERVILGILVTLALGILVRSTFGAIGVFLGSLMAGASIGIIGVLLPGIVKRDFPQHAGTLTGVYTMALCLGAAMAAGATVPLARHFYDSWALGLGFWVLPAVLAMLVWLPQARQGHGLHKVAYRVRGLWRDPLAWQVTLYMGLQSSLAYIVFGWLPSILIGRGLSPTEAGLVLSGSVIVQLVSSLSAPWLATRGKDQRLAIVLVMLITLAGLFGCLYAPLSGLWGWAVVLGLGQGGTFALALTLIVLRSKDAHVAANLSSMAQGVGYTLASMGPFAVGLVHDLTGGWAAVGWIFAVLGAGALVFGLGAGRALHGVQVSSEKV
- a CDS encoding STAS domain-containing protein; this translates as MSEAGVSMAEPGVLRLAGVLDYRSGPALRKQGKALIAACREVQLVLDCSAVQRSTSVGLSLLLAFMRDAQAAGKGCQVRSMPDDMREIAEVYDLDEVLAT
- a CDS encoding MlaC/ttg2D family ABC transporter substrate-binding protein, with product MISILRRGLLVLLAAFPLLTMAAQTPHDVIQGTTTELLGDLKANKEQYKSNPNAFYDALNRILGPVVDADGISKSIMTVKYSRKATPEQMQRFQENFKRSLMQFYGNALLEYNNQGIAVDPAKADDGKRASVGMKVTGNNGAVYPVQYTMENIGGEWKVRNVIVNGINIGKLFRDQFADAMQRNGNDLDKTIDGWAGEVAKAKQAADNSPEKTVK
- the murA gene encoding UDP-N-acetylglucosamine 1-carboxyvinyltransferase codes for the protein MDKLIITGGACLDGEIRISGAKNAALPILAATLLADGPVTVGNLPHLHDITTMIELFGRMGIEPVIDEKLAVEIDPRTIKTLVAPYELVKTMRASILVLGPMVARFGEAEVALPGGCAIGSRPVDLHIRGLEAMGAKIEVEGGYIKAKAPEGGLRGAHFFFDTVSVTGTENIMMAAALANGRSVLQNAAREPEVVDLANFINAMGGKVQGAGTDTITIDGVERLHSASYRVMPDRIETGTYLVAAAVTGGRVKVKDTDPTILEAVLEKLKEAGADINTGEDWIELDMHGKRPKAVNLRTAPYPAFPTDMQAQFISLNAIAEGTGAVIETIFENRFMHVYEMHRMGAQIQVEGNTAIVTGVKALKGAPVMATDLRASASLVLSALVAEGDTLIDRIYHIDRGYECIEEKLQMLGAKIRRVPG
- the hisG gene encoding ATP phosphoribosyltransferase produces the protein MLTIALSKGRILDDTLPLLAEAGIVPTENPDKSRKLIIPTTQDDVRLLIVRATDVPTYVEHGAADLGVAGKDVLMEYGGQGLYEPLDLQIARCKLMTAGVVGAPEPKGRLRVATKFVNVAKRYYAEQGRQVDIIKLYGSMELAPLINLADKIIDVVDTGNTLRANGLEPQELIATISSRLVVNKASMKMQHARIQSLIDTLRGAVESRHRG
- a CDS encoding FadR/GntR family transcriptional regulator, which gives rise to MSTELTKRSLVELAVERMRERIELGDWQVGQRLPTEPELALQLGISRNTVREAMRVLAFSGLVEIRQGDGSYLRTAQDPLQAVQAMSRCTHEQARETRHILEAEAIGLAALRRTDADLQALRDALASSAGHFHGDIDAYVACDLVFHQRLVDAAHNPALSELYRYFSGVVAAALQHNMATVPRCQATFDLHGQILAAIEQRDAEQAKRLSRTLIES